The segment TTCAATAAATGAAACACCATCAAACACCCCATTTTTAAAAGCCTGAGTACAACGGACTCGATGAGTAGGAGTAATTAAGTTAATCATTTCAAGAAAGAGAATTTTATCATTATTTTGGGTTTTCTCGGCGCGAAAAATAATCGTGTTTTCACCTGAATCCCAAGCCGTCGCCGAAAAATCGTCATAACTAATCGATTTCATGCTCAGAATACCCTCATGAAATGTTCCTGAGAAATGTAGGGTTAAATTTCCCCCATCAGCATATTCATAATAATTCACTTGGTCATAGTTAATTCCCTCAATATTAAAGGTGAATGACCCCCAAAAACTGCGACTAAAATGTCCTTTAGTGTCTGTTTTGATGTATTCCCCTTTCCACGTCCCAATATGATGAGTGAAAATCTCGGGAACATGGTTTGTATCAACATTAATCATTTATTTAACCTCATCTATTTCCTTGTCATTAATAATTAGAATTATTGGGGTATTTAAACAAGCCTAAAGACCTGAGTTCGACACAAGGTGATCTGTAGACAATTTACCCAAATCAGTAGCCTCAAACTTTGATTATTTCCTTGAAAAAATCATAACACCGAACTCAGCTTAAAGGCTTAGTTTTTCAGAAAAATTAGCTCTAATTTAAGCTACCTTTTTAGGGCGATTACGGCCGGTTTTTTGACTAATTTCACGGCTAGTTCGTTGATATTCATGGACAATAGGCAATCGCTCATTCTGAAAACCGAGTAATGCCTCATCAATGGTAGAACTTTCTGTTAAATAGCGTGATAAGGCTAAGGCATCTTCAAACCCGGAAGTCATCCCCCTTGCTCTGGTGGGACTTTTTGCATGAGCAGCATCTCCAATTAACAAAATACGTCCTTGATATAGTTTAGGCAACATATCAATATCATAGGAATAATTACAGACAATTTGCTCAATAGGAGTGCCTTGAATCACGGCTCTAGCAGCTTCTGGCACTTTTGCTAATTCTTCTGGAGGAATGGCCACATTATGAGGACAAGGGAGTCTTTTTTCGGCTTCTGTTTGCTCTGCTTCGATAAAAAAGCCCCAATGGGTGTAACCGTTGCCTAAATCAAAGAAATTAGCGTAAATTCCTCGTCCTCGTATATAGACAACAAACATTCCATCGACACAAAACTCATTATCTTCTACGACACCTCGCCAAACAATATCCCCTAAATAACGGGGTTTAACGCCAGGGACAACCCATTCTCTGACTTTAGAGAAAATACCATCACTTCCGACTAAGAGATCTCCTTCCCAGGTTTCGCCATTACTAAAGGTTGCTGTCACTCCGGTTTCGGTTTGTGTGGCTGAAACAAAGGAGGCGTTTAAATGCAGACAATTGGTGGGTAATTCGGCTAATACCGCCTCTAAAATGGCTTTACGGTGAATCAGCATCCCCGGTAACTCATTTTCTTCATAAGTGACTGACTCAGAATTAGCGACTCCTCCTTTGAGATTACGAAATTCAAAATGTTTGACGGGTGTCCCTGAATGGAGTAATCTTTGACAGAGTTGGGGATTCCCTTGATTAACCGCTTTCATCCCCGAACCCACTAACAAAATTCCGCAGCCATCGGTGCGAGGAACGGGGGATTTTTCAAACACATCAACCTGATATCCTTGACGAGCTAACAAACTCCCTAGATATACCCCTGATGTTCCTGCGCCGACAATACCGACTCGACAGTTTAAAGACACCATAATGACTGTTAGTCTTGAAGAATTGACACAACTATGCTATTCAGTGATAACAAAAATTTCCTCAATTCGCTACTCAGCTTTTTAACCTTGTTATTAAAAGGTGGGAATAACCCACCCTAATTGTTGAGTCTAATCCGCAAAATGATTGATAATGGCTTGTGCAAACTCGGAACATTTCAAGGGAGGATCGACAGGAGGTTCCATCAACCGCGCTAAATCGTATGTTACTTCCCGATTAGCGATCGCATTTCCCAACCCTTTTTTAATCAAATCGGCTGCTTCTTGCCATCCCATATACTCTAACATCATTACCCCCGATAAAATGACTGAACCAGGGTTAATACGATCTAAACCCGCGTGTTTTGGCGCAGTTCCGTGGGTAGCCTCAAAAATAGCACAGGTATCCCCAATATTGGCACCAGGTCCCATTCCTAAACCACCAACCACCGCAGCAGCAGCATCGGAGAGATAGTCCCCGTTCAGGTTCATGGTAGCAAGGATGGAATATTCATCGGGACGGGTTTGAATTTGTTGGAAGATACTATCAGCAATGCGATCGTTCACCATGATCTTATCCTTCCATTTACCATCCCCGTGACTATCCCAAATAGCATCTAAAACCGATTTAACTTCGTCACAGGCTTCTTTTTTCTTCTCAGGGGTCAGCGCATCGTAACCAGGCTCGACTTTACGGGCATTATCTTCGATACTAATATTAGGATTACCCTCTTTATTACTCAAAATCCAAGATTCTCGTTCCGTAACGCAGACATCCCGAAATTCTGTGGTAGCGAGTTCATACCCCCAATCTCGAAACGCTCCCTCGGTATATTTCATGATATTCCCTTTGTGGACTAACGTCACCATTTGCTTCGCTTTAGGGAGACGTAAAGCGTGTTCCATTGCGCGACGAACTAACCGTTGGGAACCCGTTTTACTGATGGGTTTAACCCCAATTCCTGCGTCTAGAGGGATGCGTTTTTTGCCGTGTTCAGGAGTGGCGGGAATTAACTCATCATTGAGGTATTTAATCAATTTTTGCCCAATTTCGCTGCCTTCTCGCCATTCAATTCCCAGATAGATATCCTCGGTATTCTCCCGATAGACGATGACATCGAGTTTTTCGGGGGACTTGTGGGGGGAAGGGGTTCCCGCATAGTAACGACAGGGACGAACGCAAGCATAGAGGGTGAAAATTTGCCGTAACGCGACGTTTAATGACCGAATACCACCACCAATGGGGGTCGTTAAGGGTCCTTTGATGGCAATACCATATTCTTCGATGGCTTTTAGGGTATCATCGGGTAAGTATTGATAAGTTCCGTAGAGATCGCAAGCTTCATCCCCTGCATAGACCTTAAACCAGTTAATTTTGCGTTGACCTCCGTAAGCAGTAGTAACGGCCGCATCAATGACTTTTTCGGTAGCTGGCCAGATATCTACCCCTGTTCCATCGCCACGGATGAAGGGAATGATGGGATCATCGGGAACAATGGGTTTACCGTCTTTAAAGGTAATTTTAGAACCAGTGGAGGGAGGGGTTAGTTTTTCGTACATAGAATCTAGTGATAATTCAGGTGTCGTCTTTTTATTACACTCCCCCAATAGCTGAAACACCCCATCTCTTACGGAAATCTTAAGTAAGTTGATCGGGGGGGTTGCGCTTTTTGGAAATTATGGGTTATAATAAAATCTTGTGCGGACGTATAGCTCAGTTGGTTAGAGTACATCGTTGACATCGATGGGGTCACTGGTTCGAGTCCAGTTACGTCCATATTGCGGGAATAAGTGTATAATATATTGGTATCATTTAATGTTGTACATTAACTAATTATTTGTCATCGGTAACAAATTAATTTCTGATGTCGATTTTACTTAACGGTTTCAAAATAGAGCTTTCTGCACCAACTTTCACCGCTTATGTGGAGCAGATGCCAAACAATAAAAATATAGAGTCAATAAGAGAAAAGCATCAGGATGACTGCTTTATATACTGGCATGAAGGTCAACTTTTTGTAATCCCTAAAACACCTGAGTCTAAAATCTCAATCGGAGAAAAGACTACTCTACAATGTGAAGAAAATTTAAAGCTTTTAGTTGCTCGTGTGAATCATTTATTACCCACAATAGTACCTGACTATAATCCTGTTAGATTTCAACCTGTTCAATTTTTAGCCAAAAAAACAGAGTTAGTAAAAATGATTATAGAAAAACAAAATTTAACCAATTATTCTCAAATACTTGAAAATTTTAAAATAATACCAAAATATACTCTTGAAGCTAGATTAATTGAATTACGACCTAATGAAGTTTTTATCAGTATATTCTTATGCTTAGGAACTAATTGGAAAATTACAGCATCCCTTAGTAATTTACAAGCTCAAGGTGTTAACTTGAGAGATTTATATGTAGTCCGTCGTCAATGTAAAACAGGAGAACGTCGCTTAGTTGGAAAAATTGACTCATTGACTCATGGAATAATTAATTTATCAGAATCATACAATAATTTATCTCAAATTCATGAAGACGAAATATGGTTAGAAGGTTCAAAAGCTTCTTTTTCCCATTGCCTAAAAGCTTTACTAGGTAACAAATATTATAGTTTTGAAAGAGAAAGAGAGCGTGAAGAAGGTAATTTGCTAATTGGAACAGGACAATATGAAGCATTAAAAAAAATTAAAGATTACTTAAAAAAATCTCCACTTTTTCTGACACCTGATTTACAAGGAAACTTAAAAGAGCAAATAGAAATTAATAATGATGAAAATTATACAACAATGACTTCAACCTCTACAGTAGAATATTGTTTTGATTCAGCAAGAACTAAAAAACATAAAATAGCTTGGTATGGCATTAGGGATTATGGACCTTTTAGTCGAGAAGTTTTTTCTAAAAAATCACCCAATATTTTAGTATTTTTTCCTGATACAATCCAAGGAAAGGTAGAAATATTTTTAAAATCTTTTCAAGAAGGAATTAGTATAAAAGAAGGACAATTTGAAAAATCAAGCTATAGTGGTGGTTTTGCCAAAATCTTTTGTCTTACTAACCCTAAGTTTACTTTAGAAAGAATTGCTTGGCACGAAAATAAAGATCAATCACCAGCTAAAGTTTATAAAGCATACAGAAAAACAATTGAACAAATATTAAGTAAAATGCAAGAAGATATAGATGCAGCTATAGTTATTATTTTAGATGAACACTCAAATCTCCCAGATTCTATAAATCCATACCTCCATTCTAAATCTTTATTGCTAACACATGGAATCCCTGTTCAAGAAATTCGATATTCAAATATTCAAAAAGACAAAAAATCTTTACAATATATTCTTCAAAACTTTAGCCTTGCAATGTATGCAAAATTAACGGGACAACCTTGGACAGTTGATCAAGATCAAACTATTAGTGACGAACTTGTAATTGGTATAGGAACTAGCGAATTATCTAATAGTCGATTTGAAACAAGACAAAGATTTGTAGGAATTACAACTGTTTTTAGAGGAGATGGAAATTATCTTTTAAGTAGTTTGTCAAAAGAATGTTCTTATGATGAATATCCTGATGTTTTACGAGAATCAACAATATCAATTTTACAAGAATTTAAGAGACGTAATGGATGGCAACCAGGTGATACAGTACGTCTTATTTTCCATTCAGCTAGACCTTTAAAAAAGGTTAATATTGCTAAAATTATATCTGAATGTGTCGAAGAAGTAGGTAAAGAACAAATTGTTGAATTTGCTTTTTTGACAGTTTCTGAAGAGCATCCATTTATAGTTCTTGATACTTCTCAACAGGGTTATAAAGGAAAAGGAATTTATGCACCAGAACGAGGTAAAATTATACAAATTGGAAAATATAATCGATTATTGTCTACCAATAGTCCACATTTAATTAAAAAGGAAACTTCTCCTATACCTAGACCTCTTCTAATTCGTTTACACCAACAGTCTAATTACCGTGACTTAACTTATTTAAGTGAGCAAGTTTTAAAGTTTACTGCACTATCTTGGCGTTCTACCTTTCCCGCGCCTAAACCAGTGAGTATCTATTATTCAGAATTAATTGCTAATCTTTTAGGAAGGTTAAAAAATATAGAAGGATGGTCATCTATAATATTAAATACAAAACTCCGTGCTAGTAAATGGTTTTTATGACAAATCCATTAGAACAAAGCTTTGGCTATCAACTTAACTATTTATCACAATATATAGAAGACAATTATAATTGTCAATCACCAGATAGTGCTTTTGCCACATATATTTTTCACTGTACAGATAGTGAATTACCCTTTGATCCTCCCTCTGATGATTTTATCAATACAATAAATGATACAAATATTTCTCATAGTCCTGTACTTAGTGTAATAGGATATCAATTAGCCACTGGCAAGACTTTTGATAAAAATATTATTACAAAATGGAAAGAAGGATTTAATCGTTTATCTAAGCGTGAAGTGTTTACCAATGATAGACATACTTTTTTTTATAGACCGATAGAATTATTAGGTATAATCTGTGGAGTAAATCAACTAACTGATATAAATTATCAAGATTTAGATTGGTTAAAACAAACTCTAGTAAAAGGAGAAGATAAATACAAAAAAAATGAATTATGGATATTTTTACTCAGTTTTTATGCTTCTAATATTCTTGAAATAGATTGGAACCCTAATCGTTTACCTTTTTTAGAAGAGATAAATCTTGATGATTTAGCGTTAATTAAATGGTTATCATGTGCTAATATATCTATTATAGAAAATTTTCGTTTAAGCTCATTTGAAAAACTCAATCAGATTTTACTTGAGCGTTTTCTAATGGGTTCTTTAGACATTCAAAATGTCCCTCATGCTGCCATTCTTTACTTTGCTTTAAAAAAAACAGTTCTTGAAGTTTTTCAAACTAATTGTGATCAATACATTTTAGAAAATCAAACGCCAAAAGCAACTCTTGAATTAATTTTATCTATGTGTCAGCGTTTTAACTTAATAACTCAACATATTCAGGGACAAGACTGGAGTTGGTCAGATATACCAAATCTTGATGATCATAAAGTTAAAAAATATAAAGATATTTTATTGACTCTACAAACCAATTCTCAAGCTATAATAGAAAAAATACAATCAACTTCTATGAATAACCCATCTATGAATAACTCAAATAGTACCCATATTGAAAATCAATTTAATTTTAATGATCGAGCTTATGGAGTAGCGGGTAAAGTTGAAGGAAACCAAAACAACTTTATACAAGAACCAAAGCAAAGTTTAGTAGAAGCCGCCCAAGAAATCCAGCAATTACTTGAGCAACTTCAACAGTCAGGAGTAACACTAGAAGATGCTCAACATCAAGTTGCTAAAGATTTAGTGACTAAAGCTCAAAATGATCCTACCTGGAAGAATACTCTAATTAAATGGGGACAGTCTATGGGAGATTTGGCGACTAAAACAGTAGTAACTGAAGTAGTTAAAGAAGTCATAAAACTGGCTTTAAAGAGTTTGTAATATTTTACTAATAGAGGTCGTGGGAGAAATTTTCTTTACCTCTAAGGATGCTGCTAAGATTACGGGGTGTACCCTGCGCCAGTTACAGTATTGGCGGGAAAAAGGGGTTATTGTACCGATGGTGAGTGCAACGGGTACGGGGAGAAGCGTTTATTATTCTCACGCTGATTTAGTTGAGTTGACGGTGATGGTGTATTTGCTGTGGGTGGGGTTGACATTTGAGACAGCAACAGGAATTTTGCAGCAGTTAAGGGAAATTGAACCGAATTTTGCTAAAGAGAACAGTCAACGGCGTTTAATGTTAGTTTTTGACACTTCCGAGGGAATACTGAAGTTAAGGGATTTTGAACGAGAGAGTGCGGTCAGCTTCGCTGTGCCTTCGGCAACGCTTTTCTGGTGGATCAAGGTCTGCCTGTTATTCCTTTGTGGTTGGATAGGATTCGTCAAAAATTAACTAAAGTCGCAAATGTATGACACTACCTTTTAAAATTGAATCTTGTTTTTCTAATTCAAATTGCCAAGTTAGAGACTGTTCCTAAAGAAAAAATAAAGAAATCTGTTGGCTTAAATTTTTAATTATAGAAATGTAGAGTAAGCTTTAAGGAAAGTAGATGACAAGACAACCCTATCCCTCAGATTTAACTGATTTAGAATGGGAAATAATTGAACCATTACTCCCTCCACCTACAAACCGAGGAAAACCCAGAAAAACTAATATCAGGGAAGTGGTTAATGCTATACTATATATACTTTGGCGAAGGTTGCCAATGGCGATCTTTACCTCATGATTTCCCACCTTGGTCAACAGTGAGAAATTATTTTGACAAGTGGAAAAAGAAAAAGGTTTGGAAAAATCTTAATAGAGTTTTTCGAGAAAAATTGAGAATTCTGGAGAGCCGTGAAGGTCAACCAAGTGCAGCTATGATAGACAGTCAGTCGGTGAAGACTACTGAAAAAAGGGGGAGGTTTATGGCTTTGATGGAGGAAAAAAAGTTAAAGGACGAAAACGACATATCTTGGTAGATACATTAGGATTATTATTGGAAGTAATTGTCACTGAAGCTAAGGGGTCAGAACGAACGAATGGGTTAGCATTATTACTAGAATACCCAGAAAATTTAGAAAAATTAGAGTTGATTTGGGTTGACCAAGGTTATAGTGGTGAAAATTTTAGAAAGGGAGTAGAACACTTATCATCAGCGACAGTTGAAGTATTAAAAAGGGAAGGTAAAGGGTTTCAATTATTAAGACAAAGGTGGGTGGTAGAAAGAACTTTTGCCTGGTTGATGAAGAAACGTCGCTTAGTAGTTGATTACGAAGAATTACCGGAAACGAGTGAATGTTTCATTTATATTGCCATGGTTCATTTAATGTTAAGGAGATTGGGTCATGAAAAATTAGTAGGTAACATTTAATATTTATTTTAGGAACAGTCTCTGAGAGGTAAAAGTTGATGCATAAAATCTTCCCAATTGTGCCTGTGCTGACAGTTTTACTGCCTGTTTTGTCGCCAGTCCTTGCAGTTTGTGCAGAAGTAAGACCATCCCAAAAATTAGCTCCTAATGTAGATGCGATCGCGCAAAACACCGTCCTCACCACTGTAGAGCCTTCGATCGCACTTCCTGCTAATTTCCAGTATCCAAATGGGATTGCTCATGCCAGTGATGGAACACTTTACGTTGGCTCAATCACGAGTGGGCAGATTTTGCGCATTACTCCTGACGGCAAAATCGAAACCTTTTTCTCTGGAAATGATGAGGTATTCGCCGCGACTGCATTGCGATTGGATGAATCACGGAGCATCTTGTGGGGAAGCTCTCCTGATTTCTTAGGAACTGGCAACTCCAGGGGTGAAAACGTTCGTCGTCGCCCTCGTGTCTTTGCGCTCGATACCCGTTCTGGCGAAGTACTGCGTGTGATTCTGATGCCGAAGGGGGGCTTTGGCAATGATATTGCCCTCGATCCTCAAGGCGGCATTTACATTACCGATAGCACGTTGGCTCGTATCCACTATCTGGCACCAAGAACAACACAGTTACAGACTTGGGCAGTAGATGAAAGGTTTCGTGCCGAGGGCATTGGTCTAGCTGGAATTGCACGGCGGTCAGATGGTGTCCTGGTCGTAGGGCACTACTCTAATGGCGAACTATTCAAAGTTACACCTCAGCCTCAGAGCCGGCCAAGAGTCGAAACCATTCCTTTAGAGCGACGGCTTGAAAACCCGGACGGGATGCAGTTTGCCCCTGATGGCTCGCTGATTCTTACGGAAGGTGCAGGCGAAAGTGGTAATGGTCGCCTTTTACGCATTAATGTTTTTGCACCTACTCACCTGAAACCCATTAAGACTTTAGCAACTGATCTCAAATCACCTGTCAATCTAACTTTGGCAGGGCGTCAGGTCTGGGTTACAGAGTCACAGATCCGCCATCGTCTGATACCGGAACAGTCATCCACAGTTCCTGATCGCTTCTTTGTGCACCGATTTATATTGCCGTAGATGAACGCGATCGCCGCATAACAACCTGGTTGGAACCAACTGTCAAAAACTATTGAGATTAGGTTTGGCTAAAACGAAATGGGAAACGAGTTAAGCGGTTTGTCATTTCAACTAAACCAATGAAAGGGAAAAGTATTAGCAGATGGGGTCAATATCGATGGCCACAAATGTTGAATGTCGTTAGAAAACTTTGGAAAGGATTAAAATTAATATTAACCTTGCTTCCATAGCGACTGATAAAACCCCGGTTGTTGCAATAATGTTTGATGGGTTCCCATTTGAATAATTTGCCCTTTATTCATGACAAAAATGCGGTCTGCTTGCGCTGCTGCTGATAGATGATGGGTAATAAAAATAACCGTTTTTTTGCGTTGACTAGAGAGATTTTCTAAAATGTTCGTAGCGGTTTTATTATCAACACTAGAAAGGGCATCATCTAATATTAACACGGGGGCATCCATTAACAACGCTCTGGCTAGTGCTGTTCGTTGTCGTTGTCCTCCAGAAAGGGTAATTCCTCTTTCTCCTACTAGGGTGTCATACTGTTGAGGAAAGTTGAGAATTTCTTCATAAATTTGCGATTGTTTAGCCGCATATTCTACCTCAAATCTCTCTTTTAAAGGATCGCCATAGCGGATATTATTTTCAATGGTGGTACTGAAGAGAAAACTATCTTGGGGCACATAGGCGATCGCACCCCGTAAATCGGCTAATTTTAACTCAGTAACGTCATAATCATCTAAAAATAACTGTCCTGGCGCAATATCGAGCAAACGAGGTAAGGTATTGGCTAAAGTTGATTTTCCTGATCCAATTGAACCAATAATGGCAATTGTTTCCCCCGGATTAATTGTAAAATTAACCTCTTTTAAGGCTGGTTTGGTAGACCCTGGATAGGTATAATTTAGATTACGCGCGACTAATTGACCTTTAATTTTTTGGGGGTCAATAGAAATAGTGTTTGTTGCATCTTTAATTTTAGGATAGGCTTGAAAAATAGCCTCAACTCTATCTATACTGACTTCTCCTCGTTGATAGGCTGTAATGGTAAATCCTAACAAAGCCGTTGGAAACACTAATCTTTCTACTAAAATAATTAGAGCGATAAAATCTCCAATACTGATAGTTCCTTGATTAATGGCTTCCGTTCCAAAATACAAAAGTGCCAATAAACTCAGAAAAGAAATCCCTTCAATTAAAGGAAACAGAAAATTACGGGTTTGAGCTAGTTTTAAATTCGCTTTGAGAAGTTGACGGTTTTTGTGATCAAAAGCGCGGCGTTCGTTGGTTTCTTGGGCATAAATTTTAATTAACGCTATCCCGCTCATATCTTCTTGAATTAACTCACTCACCGAAGACAATTGTTCCTGTACCTCTAGCTGCTGATCTTGCAATTTGCGGCTAAAAACTTGCACCGTTAGTAACATCAAAGGATAGACAGAAACAGCCATTAAACTCAGAGGAACATGAATGGCCAACATCGCCGGAAGGGTGAGAAGATAGGCAAAAATCGTATTAATTAAACTCAAGACAGCAAACCCCACCAGACGACGAATATTATCCACATCGCTCGTGGCACGGTTAATTAAATCTCCGGAGGTGTTGATCGAAAAATAAGAGGGTTCTAGGGTCAGGAGATGGTCAAAGATGCGTTGTTTGAGGGTCACTTCCACTTGACGACCTACCCCAAAAATGAGGAGACGGGAGATCATGCGGATAGCCCACATAAAAGCCGCCAGAACGAAAATAACGACAACATAGCGCAATACTTGGTCAAAACTGAAAGCCTGACGCAGATCATCAATGCTATCTCGGATGAGTAGAGGAATATAGACCCCCAACCCATTAACCAACAATAGTGCACCCATTCCCCAGAGTACTTGTTTCCAATAGGGACGGAGATATTCACCAAGCTGTCGAAGTCGTGAAGTTGCCATGCGATCGCTATCAAGTCTAATTTATTGCCTAACCTTCGGAAATTCTAACACAGAGGCTTATTTTAAAGGCATCAGGCAGGAGTGGTCAGAAAATATGCTCATCTCTCCCACCGAGGAACTATTTACTCAATTAACGAGTCCTGCTAATTTCAGACGAAGGGATTGACAATTTTAGGTCTAAGAGGGCAATCTTAAGAAAAGTTAAATTTAGATCAATCTTAAGAACTGTTGCATTTATTGAATTATGTTGCCTTTATTATCATCACTTCTAATTGCTCAAACCAGTTCCCCGCTAACCTTTCGGGAAGTTAACCCGCATTTTATTACCCAACCTCAACAAATTCGCACCCTCCCTGGTAAGCTAAACGATGTGTTGGTCTTCAATAGCAACAGCCCCGAAGTCATTGAAGCAGAAGGCATTCTCTTGTCTACCTTTCCCCCCAATGGTAAAAGAGTGCCGAATGCCCACTTAAATAAGCCCTTAGAGGGGCGTTTTGATGTCTTTACACACCATATCTCTCGACCCTCTCACGGAAGAACCCTTTATCAAGGACTATTGGTTCATAATCCCACTTCCAGAACCGTTATTATTAGAGTCTTACAAGGGGCAAGTTATCGAACGTCTCCCGATGCTCCTTTTATTAATCTTCCTCCGTTAGTAGAAGACCCATCAGGACAGGTTTATTCAGGGCCAGGTTCTCGTCTGATGAGTGATATTCTGCGCGGAGTCAATCATAATAAATTCCCTCAGCGTCTGATTCTTAGACCCTATGAAAGTCAGATGCTCTTTACTTTGCCTATCAGTCCGAGCAATGGTCGGTCTACTTTTTTAAGACTATATAGTAACGGTCCAGTGTATATGGCCAATTTAGCCATGTATGAAGTCCCCAAAATCGAAATGGGGGCTGATAAAAAACCTAAAACCAGCTTTAGAACGCCTAATATTGATGAGTGGCGATATTTAGTCACCATGGGTAGATTAGTCACCCCTAGAGATTTACCCCCAACTCCCCTTGATCAAGACTGGGGAGACAGGACGATCTATGGTAGAGTGTCCGGCATTTCGGTGGGGTCTGAATGGAT is part of the Rippkaea orientalis PCC 8801 genome and harbors:
- a CDS encoding FAD-dependent oxidoreductase; translation: MVSLNCRVGIVGAGTSGVYLGSLLARQGYQVDVFEKSPVPRTDGCGILLVGSGMKAVNQGNPQLCQRLLHSGTPVKHFEFRNLKGGVANSESVTYEENELPGMLIHRKAILEAVLAELPTNCLHLNASFVSATQTETGVTATFSNGETWEGDLLVGSDGIFSKVREWVVPGVKPRYLGDIVWRGVVEDNEFCVDGMFVVYIRGRGIYANFFDLGNGYTHWGFFIEAEQTEAEKRLPCPHNVAIPPEELAKVPEAARAVIQGTPIEQIVCNYSYDIDMLPKLYQGRILLIGDAAHAKSPTRARGMTSGFEDALALSRYLTESSTIDEALLGFQNERLPIVHEYQRTSREISQKTGRNRPKKVA
- a CDS encoding NADP-dependent isocitrate dehydrogenase, giving the protein MYEKLTPPSTGSKITFKDGKPIVPDDPIIPFIRGDGTGVDIWPATEKVIDAAVTTAYGGQRKINWFKVYAGDEACDLYGTYQYLPDDTLKAIEEYGIAIKGPLTTPIGGGIRSLNVALRQIFTLYACVRPCRYYAGTPSPHKSPEKLDVIVYRENTEDIYLGIEWREGSEIGQKLIKYLNDELIPATPEHGKKRIPLDAGIGVKPISKTGSQRLVRRAMEHALRLPKAKQMVTLVHKGNIMKYTEGAFRDWGYELATTEFRDVCVTERESWILSNKEGNPNISIEDNARKVEPGYDALTPEKKKEACDEVKSVLDAIWDSHGDGKWKDKIMVNDRIADSIFQQIQTRPDEYSILATMNLNGDYLSDAAAAVVGGLGMGPGANIGDTCAIFEATHGTAPKHAGLDRINPGSVILSGVMMLEYMGWQEAADLIKKGLGNAIANREVTYDLARLMEPPVDPPLKCSEFAQAIINHFAD
- a CDS encoding Piwi domain-containing protein, which translates into the protein MSILLNGFKIELSAPTFTAYVEQMPNNKNIESIREKHQDDCFIYWHEGQLFVIPKTPESKISIGEKTTLQCEENLKLLVARVNHLLPTIVPDYNPVRFQPVQFLAKKTELVKMIIEKQNLTNYSQILENFKIIPKYTLEARLIELRPNEVFISIFLCLGTNWKITASLSNLQAQGVNLRDLYVVRRQCKTGERRLVGKIDSLTHGIINLSESYNNLSQIHEDEIWLEGSKASFSHCLKALLGNKYYSFEREREREEGNLLIGTGQYEALKKIKDYLKKSPLFLTPDLQGNLKEQIEINNDENYTTMTSTSTVEYCFDSARTKKHKIAWYGIRDYGPFSREVFSKKSPNILVFFPDTIQGKVEIFLKSFQEGISIKEGQFEKSSYSGGFAKIFCLTNPKFTLERIAWHENKDQSPAKVYKAYRKTIEQILSKMQEDIDAAIVIILDEHSNLPDSINPYLHSKSLLLTHGIPVQEIRYSNIQKDKKSLQYILQNFSLAMYAKLTGQPWTVDQDQTISDELVIGIGTSELSNSRFETRQRFVGITTVFRGDGNYLLSSLSKECSYDEYPDVLRESTISILQEFKRRNGWQPGDTVRLIFHSARPLKKVNIAKIISECVEEVGKEQIVEFAFLTVSEEHPFIVLDTSQQGYKGKGIYAPERGKIIQIGKYNRLLSTNSPHLIKKETSPIPRPLLIRLHQQSNYRDLTYLSEQVLKFTALSWRSTFPAPKPVSIYYSELIANLLGRLKNIEGWSSIILNTKLRASKWFL
- a CDS encoding MerR family transcriptional regulator, with the protein product MGEIFFTSKDAAKITGCTLRQLQYWREKGVIVPMVSATGTGRSVYYSHADLVELTVMVYLLWVGLTFETATGILQQLREIEPNFAKENSQRRLMLVFDTSEGILKLRDFERESAVSFAVPSATLFWWIKVCLLFLCGWIGFVKN
- a CDS encoding gluconolaconase, encoding MHKIFPIVPVLTVLLPVLSPVLAVCAEVRPSQKLAPNVDAIAQNTVLTTVEPSIALPANFQYPNGIAHASDGTLYVGSITSGQILRITPDGKIETFFSGNDEVFAATALRLDESRSILWGSSPDFLGTGNSRGENVRRRPRVFALDTRSGEVLRVILMPKGGFGNDIALDPQGGIYITDSTLARIHYLAPRTTQLQTWAVDERFRAEGIGLAGIARRSDGVLVVGHYSNGELFKVTPQPQSRPRVETIPLERRLENPDGMQFAPDGSLILTEGAGESGNGRLLRINVFAPTHLKPIKTLATDLKSPVNLTLAGRQVWVTESQIRHRLIPEQSSTVPDRFFVHRFILP
- a CDS encoding ABC transporter ATP-binding protein, whose amino-acid sequence is MATSRLRQLGEYLRPYWKQVLWGMGALLLVNGLGVYIPLLIRDSIDDLRQAFSFDQVLRYVVVIFVLAAFMWAIRMISRLLIFGVGRQVEVTLKQRIFDHLLTLEPSYFSINTSGDLINRATSDVDNIRRLVGFAVLSLINTIFAYLLTLPAMLAIHVPLSLMAVSVYPLMLLTVQVFSRKLQDQQLEVQEQLSSVSELIQEDMSGIALIKIYAQETNERRAFDHKNRQLLKANLKLAQTRNFLFPLIEGISFLSLLALLYFGTEAINQGTISIGDFIALIILVERLVFPTALLGFTITAYQRGEVSIDRVEAIFQAYPKIKDATNTISIDPQKIKGQLVARNLNYTYPGSTKPALKEVNFTINPGETIAIIGSIGSGKSTLANTLPRLLDIAPGQLFLDDYDVTELKLADLRGAIAYVPQDSFLFSTTIENNIRYGDPLKERFEVEYAAKQSQIYEEILNFPQQYDTLVGERGITLSGGQRQRTALARALLMDAPVLILDDALSSVDNKTATNILENLSSQRKKTVIFITHHLSAAAQADRIFVMNKGQIIQMGTHQTLLQQPGFYQSLWKQG